In Deltaproteobacteria bacterium, the following proteins share a genomic window:
- a CDS encoding TRAP transporter small permease subunit: protein MRVWVNRLSSLLSVIAGIVLLIMMVLTFSDIVLRFVGRPIVGVYEVVAFLGALVTGFALPRASQMKAQVYVDLLIDKLGPRPRRILRIITRILVFCMFLIAAWYFILMGKKFIDTRSVTLSLRLPFYPVVFGLAISSLAQCLVSVAEIFYDQGGEK from the coding sequence ATGCGGGTATGGGTCAATCGTTTGTCCAGCTTATTGTCCGTGATTGCCGGGATAGTCCTGCTCATCATGATGGTGCTCACCTTCTCGGACATTGTTCTGCGATTTGTGGGGAGACCGATCGTCGGGGTCTACGAAGTCGTCGCTTTCTTAGGGGCTTTGGTTACCGGATTTGCCCTGCCCCGGGCATCACAGATGAAGGCCCAGGTCTATGTGGATCTTCTGATTGATAAGCTTGGGCCCCGACCACGGAGGATCCTTCGAATCATCACAAGAATCCTGGTGTTTTGCATGTTTCTCATAGCGGCCTGGTATTTTATCCTCATGGGGAAAAAGTTTATCGACACCCGGTCGGTGACCCTCAGCTTGAGACTCCCTTTCTACCCGGTGGTTTTTGGCCTGGCCATCAGTAGTCTGGCCCAGTGCCTCGTATCGGTGGCTGAAATTTTTTATGACCAGGGAGGGGAAAAATGA